A window from Prochlorococcus marinus CUG1435 encodes these proteins:
- a CDS encoding CrcB family protein has translation MNINSISIVLFGSTFGLILRLLILNNLKINTGFNIQNTSIVNFLASFFLGILVALNMNNNNLLLFFFTGFLGCFSTFSSFIYQLFVLLQQRKLIRLFFHYIEIIFLSFICFYLGYYLMQIIK, from the coding sequence TTGAATATTAACTCAATAAGCATTGTTTTATTTGGGAGTACTTTTGGTTTAATACTAAGACTGTTGATATTAAATAATTTAAAAATAAATACGGGATTTAATATTCAAAATACTTCAATAGTTAATTTTTTAGCTTCGTTTTTTTTGGGGATTTTAGTAGCTTTGAATATGAATAATAATAATTTATTGTTGTTTTTTTTTACTGGTTTTTTAGGATGTTTTAGTACATTTTCTTCTTTTATTTATCAACTATTTGTTTTATTGCAGCAAAGGAAATTAATACGTTTATTTTTTCACTATATCGAGATTATATTTTTATCCTTTATTTGCTTTTACTTAGGTTATTATTTAATGCAAATTATAAAATGA
- the mgtE gene encoding magnesium transporter → MNENNLEAITTSSSDLSNRENITIQLEELLIAGNYDEAKLLLEPSQPVDIADAIGSLPLILQALAFRLLKKNEAIEVYEYLDPIVQQTLLDRLRSGEVLEIVEKMSPDDRVQLFDELPAKVVRKFLSALSPGERKVTAELLGYEPETAGRLMTTEFIDLKEMQTAAEALSLVRKRAPFTETIYSLYVTDKERHLTGILSLRDLVTADPTRPIGDVMTKDVVNISTNTNQEEVARAIQRYDFLALPVVDKEKRLVGIVTVDDLIDVIEQEATRDIYAAGAVQPGDEDDYFQSSLFTIARRRILWLLILVLANGLTTKVIAMNDQILKEIVLLAAFIPLLIGTGGNVGAQSSTVVIRGLSTQKLKSLGAIKAVIKEAITGALLGVLMMLVVFPFAWWQGEGPLIASAVGISLISITTLAATTGAILPLLFDRMRLDPALMSSPFITTVTDIAGVFIYLSTAKWLLSSQLI, encoded by the coding sequence ATGAATGAAAATAATCTTGAAGCAATTACAACCTCATCCTCAGATTTAAGTAATCGAGAAAATATTACTATTCAACTTGAAGAATTACTTATTGCAGGAAATTATGATGAAGCAAAGTTACTTTTAGAACCTTCTCAACCTGTTGATATTGCAGATGCTATAGGTAGTCTGCCATTAATATTGCAGGCATTAGCATTTAGATTACTAAAGAAAAATGAGGCAATTGAGGTTTATGAATATTTAGATCCCATAGTTCAGCAAACTTTATTAGACAGACTTCGTTCAGGAGAAGTATTAGAAATAGTTGAAAAAATGTCCCCTGATGATAGAGTTCAACTTTTTGACGAATTACCTGCAAAAGTTGTACGAAAATTTTTATCTGCTCTTAGTCCTGGTGAAAGAAAAGTAACAGCTGAATTACTTGGATATGAGCCCGAAACAGCTGGGAGATTAATGACAACTGAATTCATAGATCTCAAAGAAATGCAAACAGCAGCCGAGGCTCTCTCTTTAGTCAGAAAAAGAGCTCCATTTACAGAAACAATCTATAGTCTATACGTGACAGATAAAGAAAGACACTTAACAGGTATTCTCTCTTTAAGAGACCTTGTGACTGCTGATCCAACTAGGCCAATTGGAGATGTTATGACAAAAGATGTAGTTAATATTTCTACTAATACTAATCAAGAAGAGGTCGCAAGAGCAATCCAAAGATATGATTTTTTAGCACTCCCAGTGGTTGACAAAGAAAAAAGACTTGTTGGGATAGTTACTGTTGATGATTTAATTGATGTCATTGAGCAAGAAGCAACAAGAGATATTTACGCAGCCGGTGCCGTGCAACCTGGAGATGAAGATGATTACTTTCAAAGTAGTTTGTTTACAATAGCTCGAAGAAGAATTTTGTGGTTATTAATTTTGGTTTTGGCAAATGGTTTAACAACAAAAGTTATAGCTATGAATGATCAAATATTAAAAGAAATTGTTTTGTTGGCAGCATTTATTCCATTGCTCATAGGAACTGGGGGAAATGTTGGTGCTCAAAGTTCAACTGTTGTTATTAGAGGTTTAAGTACTCAAAAATTGAAGTCTCTTGGTGCAATAAAGGCAGTAATTAAAGAGGCAATAACAGGAGCTCTTCTAGGAGTTTTGATGATGTTAGTAGTATTCCCTTTCGCTTGGTGGCAAGGAGAAGGTCCCTTAATAGCTTCAGCGGTAGGGATAAGTTTAATTTCCATAACTACTTTAGCGGCTACAACTGGTGCCATCCTCCCTTTGTTGTTCGACAGAATGAGATTGGATCCAGCCTTAATGTCCTCTCCTTTTATAACAACAGTAACTGACATTGCTGGTGTATTTATTTATTTAAGTACCGCAAAATGGCTATTAAGCTCACAATTAATCTAA
- a CDS encoding RpoD/SigA family RNA polymerase sigma factor: MSSETISDNKLATISSLKASNDVDLVRSYLRDIGRVPLLSHEQEITLGRQVQEYMQVERAELEIIELTGDKPSVDELSNKLNLSPSVIKKRLRAGQRAKERMVAANLRLVVSVAKKYTKRNMELLDLIQEGTIGLVRGVEKFDPARGYKFSTYAYWWIRQGITRAIAEKSRAIRLPIHITEMLNKLKKGQRELSQEMSRTPTVTELAKYVELPEDDVKDLMCKAGQPVSLETKVGDGEDTVLLDLLAGGEDLPDEQIEMDCMRGDLHSLLHQLPDLQCRVLRMRYGMDGDEPMSLTGIGRVLGISRDRVRNLERDGLRGLRRLSDNVEAYFVS, encoded by the coding sequence ATGTCTTCTGAAACAATAAGTGATAATAAATTGGCTACTATATCAAGTTTAAAAGCTAGCAACGATGTTGATCTTGTTAGGTCTTACTTGAGAGATATTGGTAGAGTTCCATTACTATCGCACGAGCAAGAAATTACTCTTGGTAGGCAAGTTCAGGAATATATGCAAGTTGAGAGAGCAGAGTTAGAAATTATCGAATTAACAGGAGATAAGCCTAGTGTGGATGAATTATCAAACAAACTAAATTTATCCCCTTCTGTAATCAAAAAAAGATTAAGAGCTGGACAGAGGGCTAAAGAAAGAATGGTTGCAGCAAATTTAAGATTGGTTGTAAGTGTTGCAAAAAAATATACAAAAAGAAACATGGAACTATTAGACTTGATCCAGGAGGGAACGATTGGCTTGGTCAGAGGAGTTGAGAAGTTTGATCCAGCCAGAGGTTACAAATTTTCAACATATGCATACTGGTGGATTAGACAAGGTATTACTAGAGCGATAGCCGAAAAAAGTAGGGCAATCAGATTACCAATTCACATAACCGAAATGTTAAATAAATTGAAAAAAGGGCAAAGAGAGTTAAGTCAAGAAATGTCTAGAACACCAACAGTAACTGAACTTGCTAAATACGTCGAGCTTCCTGAGGATGATGTAAAAGATTTAATGTGCAAAGCTGGACAACCAGTTAGTCTTGAAACAAAAGTTGGTGATGGTGAAGACACTGTTTTATTAGATTTACTTGCAGGTGGTGAGGACTTGCCAGATGAACAAATTGAAATGGATTGTATGAGGGGCGATCTGCATTCTCTTTTGCATCAATTACCAGATTTGCAATGTAGAGTTTTAAGAATGAGATATGGAATGGACGGCGATGAGCCAATGTCCCTTACAGGCATAGGAAGGGTTCTTGGAATTAGTAGGGATCGAGTAAGAAACCTTGAACGAGATGGATTAAGAGGTTTAAGAAGATTGAGTGATAATGTAGAGGCTTATTTTGTTTCTTGA